The Coffea arabica cultivar ET-39 chromosome 1e, Coffea Arabica ET-39 HiFi, whole genome shotgun sequence genome has a window encoding:
- the LOC140013808 gene encoding signal recognition particle 9 kDa protein, translating into MVYLTSWDDFVERSVQLFRADPEKTRYVMKYRHCDGKLVLKVTDDKECIKFKTDQAQDAKKMEKLNNIFFTLMARGPEADISEVSGKEHMEAQPAKKGRGRKQ; encoded by the exons ATGGTTTACCTAACCTCCTGGGACGATTTCGTGGAAAGGTCCGTACAGTTGTTTCGTGCCGATCCCGAAAAG ACGCGGTACGTGATGAAATACAGGCATTGTGATGGAAAGTTGGTCCTTAAGGTCACAGACGATAAAGAG TGCATCAAGTTTAAGACAGACCAAGCACAGGATGCCAAGAAGATGGAGAAGCTCAATAACATATTCTTCACATTGATGGCTCGTGGACCTGAAG CTGACATATCAGAAGTTAGTGGGAAAGAACATATGGAggcacagccagccaagaaaggGAGGGGAAGGAAACAATGA